The Pseudomonadota bacterium genomic interval CACAATTGCGGGTGTTGGATCGAGCAGTCCTTACGCACCTGTTGGTTATCCGTTTCACGGGAATAAGTGTAGGGTCCTGGAAGGTCGTGCGCTGCTTGTCCTTCGATCCGGTACGGAGAAGGGCATTATCAAGGTGAAGGCAACTTCTGACGGTTTGAGATCCGGTTCGGTTGCCATAACTAGTACCGCGACCCGGAAAATCGATCCGAGTTGAATAAGCGAGGCCTCGGTGCGATCTAATCCTTGTGACACCTGGCCCCGCAGCACGTAAGTTGGAGGTGCGGCGTGTGGAGCGCCAGCGCCTCAAGGAGTTGATCTGGCGTCGAACAGGGCCGGCCGGGCTGGTGCGGCGCGCGAGAATCATCGATGGGCTTGCACGCGGACAGGGGCTGACGGAGGTAGCCCGGCGGGTCGGATGCAGTGCGCGCAACGTGTGCAAGTGGCGCAGGCGCTGGGAGCAATCGCCATGTGTTGAGAGCCTGTTGGAAGCGGACCGCCCGGGCCGGCCGGCTCGGATTGCGCTTGAGGTGCGCTGTGCGGTGGTGCAGCTTGCATGCGACAGGCCGGACAAGCTGTACTCTGCGTTCCGTGACGTGTGGACGCTGCAGGCTCTGGCCGATGCGACCCAGAGGCAGACGGGCTGCGCGATCAGCCGCAGCACCGTGCAGCGGATCCTCAGCTCCCAGGGTTTGCGCCCGCACCGCGTGCGGCAATGGCTGCACAGCCCTGACCCCGATTTTGATGTGAAAGTGGCTGGTGTCTGCGAGCTGTACCTAGAGCCTGCGGCCTACCCTCAGGTGGTGTGCGTGGACGAAAAGCCGATGCAGGCGCTGGAGCGTAAGCACGCTACAGGTGTGGGTCGGGGCGGCGTCGTGCGTCGCGAGTTCGAGTACATCCGCAATGGCACCGCGTGCCTGCTCGCCGCTTTCGACATCCGCGACGGGCAGGTGCTCGGCCGGGTCGTGCCCGAGCGAACGGCCGAGGCCACCGTCGAGTTCATGGAGCAACTGGCGCGCGCCTACCCCCAGGGCGAGGTATACATCGTCTGGGACAACCTCAACACGCACTACGACGGCAAATCAAAGCGGTGGACGCAGTTCAACCGGCGGCATGGGGGCCGCTTCCATTTCGTCTACACGCCGAAACACGCATCGTGGATGAACCAAATCGAGGTCTGGTTCTCCATCCTGCATCGCCGCGTGCTGCGCTATGGCAGCTTCTTCAGCACCGGGCAGCTGGCGCTCGAGGTGCTTGCGTTCCTCCGTCACTGGAACCGGAGCGAGGCTCACCCGTTCCGCTGGACCTTCACCGGCAAGTTCACGCATACGCGTGCCCTGCCTAAAGCCGCATAGGCACCGACATGGCCAAGCACCCAGCGGACCAGATCGACGTAGAGGGGACCGAGGCGTTCCTGCGCCAGCACGGGCTCGAGCACCTGCGGATTCGCAAGCGCGGCGACACCCTGACTCTTGTCTCGGGACCCGAGCACGACCCCGTTGCGCACGCTCGGTTGCGCAAGGTGACTCGACAGTGGTGGACGCTCGAGATGCCCACTCACACTGGCCGCTGGGATAAGACCGGGCTCCGGGCGCCGCGCACTGAGGTCCTCCAAGCGCTCGTCCAACAGTTTCCCTGGACCCTCACGCCAATCGCCTGAGAGGCCGCGGACGTCGCGTCCGCCAGTTGCTCCCAACTCCACTGACGCTCCACGCCCAGAGGGCGTGGGTTCAGCAAGGCCGCTCGAAGGGGCCTGGTTCGTGAGGAAGGCCCCTCCGGGGCCGGCCGTTGCCATGCCCTTGCCCTTGCCCAAACTTTCATCGTTCGCTCGTCTTGATAGGCTTGACCAATATCGAGACGACCTGTTCGACTTCAGCGAGCGCCTCGACAATCACGTTGTCTTGAACCTCTCGACGCCGCCCGATGATGTCGAGCCAGGCGGCCACCTCGTTCGCGGAGCGTCGCGCCATCCGAGGCAAGGGCAAGGGCAAGGGCAGGGGCATGAAAAGCAGCAGGGACCGCTCGAAGCTTTTCGGGTCGCACGGCCCTAGGCCCTGGGTTTAGAGGAGGACTCAACCCGGACCGAACTTATGATCCGTTGTACTAGTGTCCTGCATCCGTGATTACGTACATAAGTCGGCGAGCAATTGGCGACGCTCGGGTCATCGAATCGACGCAGGCTGCGGTTCAATTTCGATGCAGTGCAGCGCTATTTCCAGGAGATAGCCAAACGGCGATCGATGGCGCGAGCGGTGTCAAGGGCCGGCGAATTATGTGCGGGATTTCGGATACAGGACACTAGCCCCCTTGAAGCAGCTGCGACAGGTCATCGTCGGACAGAGCGACGCGGGATGCGGCGAGACGCTCGCCGATGTCGGTCGTGCCGAAGTATGCGCCGGCGCACTGGACATGGATGAAGCCCGCGGGGCTGAAGCGACCGTCCTCGAAGAAGTCGAGCGCGATCCGCCAATGTCCCTTTGGGATGGGCTCTCGGCACTGGCGGCAGCGTGCGCGCCCAGTGGCGGCAGGTTCCAGCCGTACCAGACGCGGCAG includes:
- a CDS encoding IS630 family transposase is translated as MERQRLKELIWRRTGPAGLVRRARIIDGLARGQGLTEVARRVGCSARNVCKWRRRWEQSPCVESLLEADRPGRPARIALEVRCAVVQLACDRPDKLYSAFRDVWTLQALADATQRQTGCAISRSTVQRILSSQGLRPHRVRQWLHSPDPDFDVKVAGVCELYLEPAAYPQVVCVDEKPMQALERKHATGVGRGGVVRREFEYIRNGTACLLAAFDIRDGQVLGRVVPERTAEATVEFMEQLARAYPQGEVYIVWDNLNTHYDGKSKRWTQFNRRHGGRFHFVYTPKHASWMNQIEVWFSILHRRVLRYGSFFSTGQLALEVLAFLRHWNRSEAHPFRWTFTGKFTHTRALPKAA